The following DNA comes from Thermithiobacillus tepidarius DSM 3134.
CAGACCCAGGGCGGTTCCGACTTCATCCGTCCCCATCTGCACAAGGTGGTGGCCATCAGCGCCGTGTTCCGCCACGATCATCTGGACGGCGGGCTGAAGGTCCGCTCCCTGTGCCAAGCGGAGGATCCGGAAGAAACCCTGATCCGCGCTTTCTTCCAGATGATCGACAAGTACACCCCGGTGCTGGTGTCCTGGAACGGCTGCGCCTTCGACCTGCCGGTGCTGCACTACCGCGCCCTCGTGCACGGCGTCCCGGCCAGGCACTACTGGGATCAGGGGGAAATCAAGTCCGATTCCCGGTATAATAATTATCTGAACCGTTATCATACCCGGCACCTGGACCTCATGGACGTGCTGTCCGCCTTCCAGGCGCGGGCGGTGGCGCCCTTGCAGGACATCGCCGTGATGCTCGGCCTGCCCGGCAAGCTCGGGATGACCGGCGGCGAGGTGTGGGAGCAGTATCAGGCGGGCAATCTGGAAGGCATTCGGCGCTACTGCGAAGTGGACGTGTTGAACACCTATCTCATCTACCTGCGTTGGGAGCTGAACCGCGGCCGGCTCGGCAACGGCAGCTACGCCGAGGAGGTCG
Coding sequences within:
- a CDS encoding 3'-5' exonuclease, encoding MSVHNILVFDIETVPDVDSGRKLENLQGLDDAQVAQAMFQQRLAQTQGGSDFIRPHLHKVVAISAVFRHDHLDGGLKVRSLCQAEDPEETLIRAFFQMIDKYTPVLVSWNGCAFDLPVLHYRALVHGVPARHYWDQGEIKSDSRYNNYLNRYHTRHLDLMDVLSAFQARAVAPLQDIAVMLGLPGKLGMTGGEVWEQYQAGNLEGIRRYCEVDVLNTYLIYLRWELNRGRLGNGSYAEEVARVRKHLQAHGDAAPHFQEFLAGWQG